A portion of the Candidatus Ruthia endofausta genome contains these proteins:
- the dnaX gene encoding DNA polymerase III subunit gamma/tau: MSEHYQVLARKYRPHSFAELVGQTHTKKTLINVLDANNLHHGFLFTGTHGVGKTTIARIFAKSINCEQGISSTPCGKCPTCIEIDKAQSIDLIELDAASHTGVDNMRNILENAQYMPSKNRYKIYLIDEVHMLSKSSFNALLKILEEPPEHVKFLLATTDPQKLPVTVLSRCLQFTLQQLTHDEILGQLKFIMDAEALSYEESALGQIADFSNGSMRDALSLLDQSISYGKGTVTNADIKAMLGLVHHNDIIKLATHLFNQDAKAVIDFIKDLSHRSENLTNALKDLSSLFHKISIAQIVDIETNKTVQNLSTQISNFDLQIFYQMSINGSKDMALAPSKQIGFEMTLLRMLAFRSDAQLNTEKKTLRINPEVKTPAPIKEKLQPKAEEILSIVEPTTLDIHNQQQWETLAQALKFKGGAQMLVKNTLFDDVSSTTLTLTLDNQFASLLNDHVQKSMLTTLREKFSTLNLVINLGKPNVQTLAQKQTQTHNEKMKKIQAEFLNDKGVQKLEKTFDTKININSIKEINHV; this comes from the coding sequence ATGAGTGAACACTATCAAGTTTTAGCTAGAAAATATCGCCCGCATTCTTTTGCTGAATTGGTAGGTCAAACGCACACTAAAAAAACCCTAATCAATGTACTTGATGCTAATAATTTGCATCACGGTTTTTTATTCACAGGCACACATGGTGTTGGTAAAACCACAATTGCCAGAATCTTTGCCAAATCTATTAACTGTGAACAAGGCATTAGTTCAACCCCATGTGGCAAATGCCCTACTTGTATTGAAATTGACAAAGCCCAATCAATTGATTTAATTGAGCTTGACGCTGCCTCACACACAGGGGTTGATAACATGCGCAATATTTTAGAAAATGCGCAATATATGCCAAGCAAAAATCGTTATAAGATTTATCTTATCGATGAGGTGCATATGCTGTCCAAAAGCAGTTTTAATGCCCTTTTAAAAATCCTTGAAGAGCCGCCAGAACACGTTAAATTCTTATTAGCAACTACAGATCCACAAAAACTACCCGTAACTGTTTTATCGCGTTGCTTGCAATTCACATTACAACAACTAACCCATGATGAAATTCTAGGCCAACTAAAATTTATCATGGATGCCGAAGCGTTAAGCTATGAAGAATCAGCCCTTGGTCAAATTGCTGATTTTAGCAATGGCTCAATGCGCGATGCACTGAGTTTGCTTGATCAATCAATCTCTTATGGTAAAGGTACGGTAACCAATGCTGACATTAAAGCCATGTTGGGTTTGGTACATCATAACGATATTATTAAACTAGCAACACATTTATTTAACCAAGATGCTAAAGCGGTGATTGATTTTATTAAAGATTTGTCTCATCGTAGCGAAAATCTTACCAATGCACTTAAAGATTTAAGTTCATTATTTCATAAAATATCTATTGCACAAATTGTTGATATTGAAACTAACAAGACCGTTCAAAACCTTAGCACACAAATATCAAACTTTGATTTACAAATTTTTTATCAAATGTCAATCAACGGCTCTAAAGACATGGCACTAGCCCCTAGCAAGCAAATTGGGTTTGAGATGACACTACTTAGAATGTTGGCATTTCGCAGTGATGCTCAACTCAACACAGAAAAAAAAACGCTAAGAATCAACCCTGAAGTTAAAACACCAGCACCAATTAAGGAAAAACTACAACCAAAAGCAGAAGAAATACTAAGCATTGTAGAACCCACTACTCTTGATATTCACAATCAACAACAATGGGAAACACTTGCCCAAGCGCTAAAATTTAAAGGCGGTGCGCAAATGTTGGTAAAAAACACACTGTTTGACGATGTTAGTAGCACAACGTTAACACTAACGCTGGACAATCAATTTGCTAGTTTACTAAATGACCATGTACAAAAAAGTATGTTAACAACACTTAGAGAAAAATTTTCAACATTAAATTTGGTAATCAACCTTGGCAAACCCAATGTCCAAACATTGGCACAAAAACAAACTCAAACACATAATGAAAAAATGAAAAAAATACAAGCAGAATTCTTAAATGATAAAGGTGTGCAAAAACTAGAAAAAACATTCGATACAAAAATTAATATTAACTCAATTAAGGAGATTAACCATGTTTAA
- a CDS encoding RHS repeat-associated core domain-containing protein, with the protein MPIANSSSFTPKLTNRGFSGHEHIDKMGLIHMNGRVYDPQIEHFLSTDSHVQAPYNIQSYNR; encoded by the coding sequence ATGCCGATAGCCAACTCATCATCATTCACACCAAAACTCACCAACCGAGGCTTTTCAGGACATGAGCATATTGATAAGATGGGACTTATTCATATGAACGGTCGGGTGTATGACCCGCAGATTGAGCATTTTCTTTCAACAGATTCACATGTACAAGCGCCTTATAATATACAAAGTTACAACAGATAG
- a CDS encoding YbaB/EbfC family nucleoid-associated protein: MFKGGMAGMMKKAQQMQDNMKKAQAEIKNLSATGKAAGNCVEITLNSEHIVSDIKILDEVMNDKELLEDLILRAMNGAVRQISDVSSAKMKTATGGMNLPSGMKNFLPF; encoded by the coding sequence ATGTTTAAAGGCGGAATGGCTGGAATGATGAAAAAAGCCCAGCAAATGCAAGATAATATGAAAAAAGCACAAGCAGAAATAAAAAATCTATCCGCCACTGGAAAAGCTGCTGGTAACTGCGTTGAAATCACCTTAAATAGTGAACACATAGTAAGTGATATTAAAATCCTTGATGAAGTGATGAATGATAAAGAACTACTTGAAGATTTAATCCTTAGAGCAATGAACGGTGCTGTTAGACAAATCTCTGACGTCTCATCTGCCAAAATGAAAACTGCCACAGGCGGTATGAATCTGCCCAGTGGCATGAAGAACTTCTTGCCTTTCTAA
- the guaB gene encoding IMP dehydrogenase, with protein MNLLKTAYTFDDVLLVPAHSKTMPKEVSLTTQLTKNITLNTPILSAAMDTVTESRLAIAIAQEGGIGIIHKNMSIADQANEVRRVKRFESGIIREPITISSKATIAEVFKMQQQHNISALPVLEGNIIVGLVTGRDVRFETRLDELVENVMTPQNKLITVQEGTDMSEVRSLLQKHRIERVVITDDTFKLKGMINVSDIQKSTDFPNACKDSEERLRVGAAVGVAIGTSKRIDALVEADVDVIAIDTAHGHSQGVLNRVAKTKRKHPNLTIIAGNIATGAAALDLVKAGADCVKVGIGPGSICTTRIVAGVGVPQISAISEIADALKGTGIPIIADGGIRYSGDIAKAFAAGAYCVMLGSMLAGTEESPGEVELYQGRSYKSYRGMGSLGAMNQAHGSSDRYFQSDPKADKLVPEGVEGRVPFKGSMRPIIHQMVGGVRSSMGYTGCDTLEKMRTNAQFVQVTSAGMVESHVHDVSITKEAPNYHQ; from the coding sequence ATGAATTTACTAAAAACCGCATACACATTTGATGATGTATTACTAGTCCCCGCACACTCAAAAACCATGCCAAAAGAAGTGAGCCTAACAACGCAATTAACTAAAAATATCACACTTAATACCCCCATTCTTTCAGCAGCAATGGACACCGTCACCGAGTCCAGACTGGCTATTGCCATTGCCCAAGAAGGCGGTATTGGCATTATTCATAAAAATATGTCAATAGCAGACCAAGCCAATGAAGTGCGTCGCGTCAAACGTTTTGAATCAGGCATTATTAGAGAACCGATCACCATCTCATCAAAGGCAACTATTGCTGAGGTCTTTAAAATGCAACAGCAACACAATATTTCTGCCTTGCCTGTGCTTGAAGGTAATATTATTGTCGGCCTAGTGACAGGTAGGGATGTAAGATTCGAAACCCGTTTGGATGAATTGGTTGAAAACGTCATGACCCCCCAAAACAAATTAATTACCGTTCAAGAAGGCACAGACATGAGCGAGGTAAGGTCGTTATTACAAAAACACCGCATTGAGCGCGTTGTCATAACCGATGATACCTTTAAGCTTAAAGGCATGATTAATGTCAGCGACATTCAAAAATCAACAGACTTTCCCAATGCCTGCAAAGACTCAGAAGAACGTTTGCGCGTAGGTGCTGCTGTTGGTGTTGCTATTGGTACAAGCAAGCGTATTGATGCACTTGTTGAGGCGGATGTGGACGTTATTGCTATTGACACTGCTCATGGACACTCTCAAGGCGTGCTTAATAGAGTTGCAAAAACCAAAAGAAAACACCCAAACTTGACTATTATTGCCGGCAATATCGCCACAGGTGCGGCGGCACTAGACTTAGTCAAAGCAGGTGCAGACTGTGTAAAAGTGGGTATTGGTCCAGGTAGTATTTGTACTACTCGCATTGTTGCTGGTGTAGGTGTGCCACAAATCAGTGCTATTTCAGAAATAGCAGATGCACTCAAAGGCACGGGCATACCAATTATTGCCGATGGTGGCATTCGCTATTCTGGCGATATTGCCAAAGCATTCGCTGCTGGCGCATACTGCGTTATGCTAGGCTCAATGTTAGCGGGCACTGAAGAATCTCCAGGCGAGGTCGAACTTTATCAAGGTCGTTCTTACAAATCCTACCGTGGCATGGGCTCATTAGGCGCAATGAATCAAGCACATGGCTCATCTGATCGCTATTTCCAATCAGACCCTAAGGCTGACAAATTAGTACCAGAAGGCGTTGAAGGTCGCGTTCCATTTAAAGGTTCTATGCGCCCTATCATTCACCAAATGGTTGGTGGTGTTAGATCTTCTATGGGCTACACTGGTTGTGATACGTTAGAAAAAATGCGCACAAACGCACAATTTGTACAAGTCACCTCAGCAGGTATGGTTGAATCCCATGTTCACGATGTATCTATTACAAAAGAAGCACCAAACTATCATCAATAA
- a CDS encoding TIGR04211 family SH3 domain-containing protein translates to MNLIKHLLLILILLGTLANARLFVYITDQVDIPMREDKTFGNNIVRSLSSGSKLSILQATEDGWTQVKYKNSTGWVISRYLSNNPSARVQLEKLRQSHNANQLLTTKQSKRNTELEKQVKTLKSKNTGLSMQVSKSQAEKQHIEQIYQDALKLEHSNERLATQVLQLKTEIQLLENNSTATQESSSRNWFIVGGLVLFFGMMIGFIFPNFVNRRRY, encoded by the coding sequence ATGAATTTGATTAAACATTTATTATTAATACTCATACTACTTGGCACACTTGCTAACGCCAGGTTGTTTGTCTACATCACTGACCAAGTGGACATTCCAATGCGCGAAGACAAAACATTTGGTAACAATATAGTGCGCTCTTTATCTTCTGGCTCAAAACTCTCCATCCTGCAAGCTACTGAAGATGGTTGGACTCAAGTTAAGTATAAAAACTCAACAGGTTGGGTCATTTCAAGATACTTATCCAACAATCCATCCGCAAGAGTACAACTAGAAAAACTTAGACAAAGCCACAACGCTAACCAATTACTAACCACCAAGCAAAGTAAAAGAAACACAGAACTTGAGAAACAAGTTAAAACACTAAAAAGTAAAAATACTGGGCTTTCTATGCAAGTTAGCAAATCTCAAGCTGAAAAGCAACACATTGAGCAAATTTATCAAGATGCACTAAAACTTGAACATTCTAACGAAAGGCTTGCCACACAAGTATTACAACTAAAAACTGAGATTCAATTGTTAGAAAACAACAGCACCGCCACACAAGAGTCCAGTTCTCGCAATTGGTTCATTGTAGGTGGCTTGGTGTTATTTTTTGGCATGATGATAGGTTTCATTTTTCCAAACTTTGTTAACCGCAGGAGATATTAA
- a CDS encoding GIY-YIG nuclease family protein, whose protein sequence is MYLLHCAKNSLYCGVSNDISRRIRQHNGEIKDEVNIHTCTRAYMS, encoded by the coding sequence GTGTATTTACTTCATTGTGCCAAGAACTCGCTTTATTGTGGTGTTAGCAATGATATTAGCAGACGTATCAGACAACATAATGGTGAGATAAAAGATGAGGTAAATATACACACATGCACACGCGCCTATATGAGTTGA
- a CDS encoding valine--tRNA ligase, translated as MEKTYNPEQIEAKFRSLWEDKNLFSSDSNTTSKNAYCIMLPPPNVTGSLHMGHAFQHTIMDILTRYHRANGEQTLWQPGTDHAGIATQMVVERQLAVQKMTRHKLGRDKFIDKIWDWKAQSGGTITSQMRRLGSSVDWKKERFTMDKGLSNAVKKVFIQLFEEGLIYRGKRLVNWDPILHTAVSDLEVISTEEQGSLWQIRYPITNTNKVMIVATTRPETMLGDSAVAVHPDDKRYTHLIGKTIDLPLSNRKIPIITDDYVDMAFGTGCVKITPAHDFNDYEMGLRHHLDIINILTDDAKINDVVDSAYIGMDRFKARKQIIQDLDNQNLLEKIEPHKLMIPRGDRTNAVIEPYLTDQWFVKIKPLAQPAIDAVKSGDIRFIPENWNKTYFNWMSNIQDWCISRQIWWGHRIPAWYDEKGNIFVANSLEQAQKQAGEGITLTQDKDVLDTWFSSALWPFSTLGWPEKTPDLSRFYPTDVLITGFDIIFFWVARMIMFGLKFTGKAPFKDIYITGLIKDGEGKKMSKSKGNVLDPIDLIDGITLQDLLKKRTQGLMQPKMAEKIKKQTKKEFADGVPAFGTDALRFTFAALASFGRDIKFDLKRVEGYRNFCNKLWNASRFVLMKFEEETIDTNAQLSTADEWILSRLQNTKINIEKHLNDYRLDLMSQTLYEFVWHDYCDWYLELSKSLLQNDTTKAGTQITLIKVLNEIVTLLHPIIPFITEEIFEQCNAITSRNSTSLMTQPYPKVIKNLISTKAEAEIKWLQTFILGVRQIRGEMNIPPLKPLLCFVQNFNATDEQYLANNMSILNSLAKMESIDKLTTAKQAPKSATALVKDMKIFIPLAGLIDKDKEIARLNKEIEKLEKKKSQFEGKLNNENFIKGAPETIINIEKKRLAVTLSTINNFNNQLKKISSL; from the coding sequence ATGGAAAAAACTTACAATCCCGAACAAATTGAAGCAAAATTTCGCTCACTTTGGGAAGATAAAAATCTATTCTCATCTGATTCAAACACCACTAGCAAAAATGCATATTGCATTATGCTACCACCCCCAAACGTTACAGGCTCGCTACACATGGGGCATGCTTTCCAACATACGATTATGGACATATTAACACGCTATCATCGCGCAAATGGCGAGCAAACCCTTTGGCAACCAGGTACAGACCATGCAGGCATTGCCACACAAATGGTGGTTGAGCGTCAATTAGCAGTACAAAAGATGACTCGTCATAAACTTGGTCGGGATAAATTTATTGACAAGATTTGGGATTGGAAAGCACAATCTGGTGGCACAATCACTTCACAAATGCGTAGGCTTGGCTCGTCAGTTGATTGGAAAAAAGAGCGATTTACCATGGATAAAGGCTTGTCTAATGCTGTTAAAAAAGTATTCATCCAACTCTTTGAAGAAGGGTTGATTTATCGTGGTAAGCGTTTGGTCAATTGGGATCCAATATTACACACTGCTGTATCTGACCTTGAAGTCATTAGCACCGAAGAACAAGGCTCACTTTGGCAGATACGTTATCCTATTACTAATACTAATAAGGTAATGATTGTTGCAACCACACGCCCTGAAACCATGCTAGGCGATAGTGCCGTTGCTGTTCATCCTGATGATAAGCGTTACACACATCTGATTGGTAAAACCATTGACCTGCCCCTAAGCAATCGAAAAATTCCAATCATTACAGACGATTATGTCGATATGGCATTTGGTACAGGCTGCGTTAAAATCACCCCTGCCCATGACTTTAACGACTATGAAATGGGGTTACGCCATCATTTAGATATTATTAATATCTTAACTGATGATGCTAAAATTAATGACGTGGTTGATAGTGCCTACATAGGTATGGATAGATTTAAAGCACGCAAGCAAATCATTCAAGATTTAGATAATCAGAATTTATTAGAGAAAATTGAGCCACATAAATTAATGATACCGCGTGGTGATAGAACAAATGCGGTTATTGAGCCTTATTTAACCGACCAATGGTTTGTTAAAATCAAACCGTTGGCCCAGCCTGCCATTGATGCGGTTAAAAGTGGAGACATTCGTTTTATTCCTGAAAACTGGAATAAAACTTATTTTAACTGGATGAGCAACATTCAAGATTGGTGCATCTCTCGCCAAATTTGGTGGGGGCATCGCATTCCTGCGTGGTATGACGAAAAGGGTAATATCTTTGTTGCAAACTCACTTGAACAAGCGCAAAAACAAGCAGGAGAAGGTATAACACTCACTCAAGATAAAGATGTGCTTGATACTTGGTTTTCCTCCGCCTTATGGCCATTTTCAACACTAGGATGGCCTGAAAAAACACCTGATTTATCACGTTTTTATCCAACTGATGTGTTGATTACTGGCTTTGATATTATCTTTTTTTGGGTAGCTCGCATGATTATGTTTGGGCTTAAATTTACAGGTAAAGCACCCTTCAAAGACATTTATATCACTGGCTTAATCAAAGACGGAGAAGGGAAAAAAATGTCCAAATCCAAAGGTAATGTGCTTGACCCAATTGATTTAATTGATGGCATTACTTTGCAAGATTTACTCAAAAAACGCACGCAGGGGTTAATGCAGCCCAAAATGGCAGAAAAAATCAAAAAGCAAACCAAAAAAGAGTTTGCTGATGGCGTTCCCGCCTTTGGCACTGATGCGCTACGCTTTACTTTTGCTGCTTTAGCTTCTTTTGGTCGTGATATTAAGTTTGATTTAAAGCGAGTTGAGGGCTATCGTAATTTTTGCAACAAACTTTGGAATGCTTCACGCTTCGTGTTGATGAAGTTTGAAGAGGAAACCATTGATACTAACGCACAATTATCAACCGCTGACGAATGGATTTTATCTCGCTTACAAAACACCAAAATTAACATTGAAAAACATTTAAATGATTATCGCCTTGACTTAATGAGCCAAACCCTATATGAGTTTGTTTGGCACGACTATTGCGATTGGTATCTTGAATTGTCTAAGTCGTTATTACAAAATGATACGACCAAAGCAGGCACACAAATCACTTTAATCAAAGTATTAAACGAAATAGTAACCCTGCTACACCCTATCATTCCATTTATCACTGAGGAAATCTTTGAGCAATGCAATGCCATTACAAGCCGTAATAGCACGAGTTTAATGACTCAACCTTATCCGAAAGTAATTAAGAATTTAATATCTACCAAAGCCGAGGCAGAAATTAAATGGCTACAAACTTTTATTTTAGGCGTTCGCCAAATTCGTGGTGAAATGAACATTCCACCTTTAAAACCACTACTTTGTTTTGTGCAAAACTTTAACGCTACGGATGAGCAATATCTGGCTAACAACATGAGCATTCTAAATTCACTGGCAAAAATGGAAAGTATTGACAAACTAACCACTGCCAAACAAGCGCCAAAATCAGCCACTGCTTTGGTTAAAGATATGAAAATTTTCATTCCATTAGCTGGTTTAATTGATAAAGATAAAGAAATCGCGCGTCTTAATAAAGAAATTGAAAAATTAGAAAAGAAAAAAAGTCAGTTTGAGGGTAAATTAAACAATGAAAATTTTATAAAAGGTGCTCCTGAAACAATCATCAATATAGAAAAAAAAAGACTGGCTGTAACACTATCTACTATTAATAATTTCAACAATCAACTTAAAAAAATATCCAGCTTATGA
- a CDS encoding c-type cytochrome produces MAGHPATYIYKQLKDFKDKKRDGTMVKKVKKLTNIDMASKAASIMTVTTDTA; encoded by the coding sequence GTGGCAGGCCATCCTGCAACTTATATATACAAACAATTAAAAGACTTTAAAGATAAAAAGCGTGACGGTACAATGGTTAAAAAAGTTAAAAAACTGACCAATATAGATATGGCATCAAAGGCCGCATCAATTATGACAGTAACGACAGATACTGCCTAG
- the recR gene encoding recombination mediator RecR — protein MIESLNKAFCALPGVGNKTAQRFVYHLLERNREGGMSLAKALVDVMEHVKHCTSCRTLSEKTLCHICASEVRDASQLCVVETPTNIHAIEQSGVYKGKYFVLSGYLSPIDGIGASELGLDELEQKLTNQNIKEIILATNATVEGEVTAHYIASMAKQFDIQITRIAHGIPIGGELEYTDINTIAHALLGRKKYD, from the coding sequence ATGATTGAATCACTCAACAAAGCCTTCTGTGCATTGCCTGGCGTGGGCAATAAAACCGCACAACGCTTTGTTTATCATCTATTAGAACGCAATCGTGAAGGTGGTATGAGCCTTGCCAAAGCGTTAGTTGATGTTATGGAGCACGTCAAACACTGTACCTCATGCCGAACATTAAGTGAAAAAACCTTATGTCATATTTGTGCTAGTGAAGTGCGTGATGCTTCACAATTATGCGTTGTAGAGACACCAACTAATATACATGCCATTGAACAAAGTGGGGTTTATAAAGGTAAATATTTTGTCCTTAGCGGTTACCTATCCCCTATTGATGGTATTGGTGCATCTGAATTAGGCTTAGATGAACTAGAACAAAAACTAACCAACCAAAATATAAAAGAAATTATTCTAGCAACCAATGCCACAGTAGAAGGCGAAGTAACTGCTCACTATATTGCCAGTATGGCTAAACAATTTGACATTCAAATTACCCGAATCGCTCATGGCATCCCAATTGGTGGTGAATTAGAATACACTGATATCAATACCATTGCTCACGCACTATTAGGTCGTAAGAAGTACGATTAA
- the murU gene encoding N-acetylmuramate alpha-1-phosphate uridylyltransferase MurU: MFGMILAAGRGKRMMPLTKNTPKPLIKVQGLTLIEHSINALKNAGVRKIVINISYLGGQIKSYLGNGSRFGVNIHYSNESKGALETAGGIMRALPLLGIKPFVIINSDVFCDYDLSNLTLPTNSLAHLVLIDNPKHNLAGDFSLNDTQLTLTNKKTYTFSGIGVYHPDLFKPYLFEEKLALSKVLKATIAKNQISAEHYAGYWQDIGTPERLELANK, encoded by the coding sequence ATGTTTGGTATGATTTTAGCAGCAGGCCGAGGCAAACGTATGATGCCCTTGACCAAAAATACACCAAAACCCTTAATCAAGGTTCAGGGTTTAACACTCATTGAACATTCAATTAATGCCTTAAAAAATGCTGGCGTCAGAAAAATAGTCATTAACATTTCATATTTAGGCGGGCAAATTAAGTCCTATCTTGGCAATGGCTCAAGATTTGGTGTCAATATTCACTACAGCAATGAGTCAAAAGGCGCACTAGAAACTGCGGGCGGTATTATGAGAGCATTGCCCTTATTAGGCATCAAGCCTTTTGTTATCATTAATAGTGATGTGTTTTGTGATTATGACTTATCGAACCTAACACTCCCAACAAACTCACTGGCTCATCTTGTACTAATTGACAACCCTAAACACAATCTAGCAGGTGATTTTTCATTAAACGATACTCAATTAACCCTAACAAACAAAAAAACTTACACCTTTTCTGGTATCGGTGTTTATCACCCTGATCTGTTTAAACCTTATTTATTCGAGGAAAAATTAGCACTCTCAAAGGTACTAAAAGCAACCATCGCTAAAAATCAAATTAGTGCAGAACACTATGCTGGTTACTGGCAAGATATAGGCACACCAGAACGTTTAGAATTAGCCAACAAATAA